Genomic window (Calditrichota bacterium):
TACCTCGACCTCGCTACCGACGGCCGGCAGCTGCTCTACGGCGGTTACCGGAATCTGATTGCCGAGTTTACCGTTGACGGTGAATTAGGCGAAGTCGTCAACGGGCCGCAAGCGATTCGGACCATGCGGGCGCTGGGTGTCGATTTTCGCTACTCGGACAACTTCGTCGATTTCTACATTGGTGGCGACGAGGGCATCATCGCCCGCACCGATGCCGAGTTCTGGGAACGCGACCGGATTGTCCTGGGGGATACCGTCCGCAGCCTTGGCGTAAAAGGCAACACCCGTGCGCTCTACGCCGTAACCGAACCGCGTCCTGGCGTTACGCTCCTGTGGCTGATCAACCCGGACGAGCATCTTGCTACGCCGCTCTATACGTTGACGCCGCCCGACTCCCTCGCCAGGATTGGGGGAGTAGAAGTTACGCAGGCTTTCCAGGACGGCCGGGGCAGTCTGATCGGTATCTGGAAATCGACCGGTGATACCCCCGACCGGCTTTTCGTTGTCGATCTCTACACTTCGTGGCTGGTGATCGAGCCGTCTCTGCAACTCCTCTTACCTGGAGAATCGATCGCCTGGCCGGTTACCTTCTGCGGCGACCAAATGCCGGCAGGTTACCACGAAGGAAACTTCTACGTCGCTGTCAACGGATATGGTCAGGGCGGCGAAGTAGAAGCCGCAATGACCTCGACCCAATCCTCTGCGACTGATGACGACGCTATGCCGACCGACTTTCAGATCGAAGCGATATGGCCCAATCCGTTTAATCAGCATGCAGTGGTATCATTTAACCTCCCGCGAGAAAGCCGCTACGAACTGCAGGTGTTCGATGTAACCGGACGTCGTGCCGGGCTTGTCGTTTCCGGAGTAGGAAGCGCGGGTTCTAACCGAACGGTACTCGATGCCGCCGATCTGCCGGCCGGCGTTTTCTATCTCAAGGTTGTGACTCCCTACGGAGCAGTCGCAGCGCCTTTCAATCTTCTCAAGTAGCCCTCTAACCGGCGGCCGGCCGTTACGCCTCGGCCGGCCGCCGGTCAGTCTCGCCTCATACCACTTTGCCCGCCTTCGACGACAACGACCTCGACCGCATCCGACAGGCCATCAGTATCGCCGATTTGATCGGTGGTTATGTCCAGTTGAAACAACGCGGAACGGGCGATTTCTGGGGTCGTTGCCCATTCCATGGCGAAAAGACGGCCAGTTTCCACGTTCGCGCCGACCGCGGGATGTTCCATTGCTTCGGTTGCGGCAAAGGCGGGAACGTCTTCACTTTCCTGATGGAGATCGAGCACCTCTCGTTCGGCGAAGCCGTCCGGCTGCTCTCCGACCGCGCCGGCATATCTCTAAGATCTCAATCCGGCGCCTCCGGCGCCCGGCAGCGCGATGAGAAAGAGCAAATGGCTGCGGTCAACGCCTTTGCCGTCAAGTGGTTCCACGAGCGCCTCATAACCGGGACGCCGTCGGCGAGTGCGCGGCGGGCGCTTGAGTATCTAACCGGTCGTGGCTTGGGCCGGGAGACCATTGTTCGTTTCAAGATCGGCTGGGCTGAGCCGGAATGGGATGCCTTCAGCCGGGCTGCCAACAAGACCGGCTATCGCGACGATCTATTGGTGGCGAGCGGGCTGGCTTATCGCCGACGCGACGGCAGCGGGGTCGTAGATCGCTTCCGGGCGCGGATCATCTTTCCGATCCACTCCATCACAGACCGCGCCGTCGCCTTTGGTGCCCGCCGGGTCGAAGGCATTACTCCCGATGACGACGAAGCGAAGTATCTTAACAGCCCCGAGACGCCCCTCTATCACAAGGGCGAGCATCTCTACGGACTCGATATCGCGCGGGATGCAATCAAATCGGCCGGTAATGTCTTCATTGTCGAAGGATACCTCGACCTCTTGGCACTCGTCAGGGGCGGCTTTCCCAATGCTGTAGCCAGTCTCGGGACGGCGCTTACCCGGCGTCAGGCACAATTGCTCGAACGCTATGCCAGTCGCGCGGTCGTCGTCTATGACGGCGATGACGCCGGAATCGCGGCGGCAGCACGAGCCGGAGATCTCCTTACCGAATCGGGGATCGAAGCGCATATCGTCCGGCTGCCGGAAGGCGAAGACCCCGATTCGATCCTGCGAAGCAATGGACCGGAAGCGCTTGGCGAGGCGCTCGCCCGTCCCCTATCTTTGGTGAATTTCCGGCTCGAAGCGGCGGGCTTTCACCGGTCTCTACCCCCCAGTGTGCAAATCCGCGCAGTGCGGGACATTTTGGGTGCCGTCGCCGGGGTCGTCGATCCGGTTCGCCGCGATTTGCTATTGGGCGAGTTACAGCAAGCCACCGGCCTGACGCGCAACACTCTCGACCGTGCATTGAGCGACATCCCCAAGCCGGATGCTCCTTCTCCAGACGGAACAGCCGCGACTCCGGCGCCCGACTTCGGGCCTGAGTTTACCGGCGAACGCGATCTCATCGTCTCGCTCTTACGACATCCCGAATTCTTAAACGTCGCAATGCGAGAAGTTACATCGGCACACTTCGAGCAAACTCAACTGAAGGCTCTCTATGCGCGACTTGAGAGTGCATTCCTGCGCGGCGAAGCGATCGATTCGGCGGCGCTTTTCGAAGCGACCGCTGATCCGGCGGTGAAGCAGTTGATATCGCGTGCGGCGGTCGAAATGTCGGAGAACGCTGAGCCGGGATCGGCCGAACGCGCCGTCCGCGATGCCGCCAAGTCGATCCTCCGAAGGTCGCTGCGGCGCCGCCACAATGAACTGCGGATTGCCGTCGCAACAGCCGAGCGCAATCACCTCCCGACGGCCGACCTGATGCGTGAAATGATCGCGCTCCAGCGTCAAATGCGCGAACTATCAGCCGGATGAAGATCCTCATCCCCACGGCCTGGTATCCCTCACCAGATCATCCCTCCGACGGGTTGTTCATTCGCAAATATGCGGAGTTATCGGCTCGAAGACACAATACGGTCGTGCTGGCGCTATATGTCGAGCGTGACGATGGAAACCGTCCTGAACTGCATAGGATGGACGAAGGCGGCATCGTCGTCTATCGCCACTATCAGTCGCGCGGTCTGGCTCCGCGCTTCAGGTTTCTAACCCGGCTCTGGAGGCAATACCGGGCCGGGCTTGAGGTCGGAGCACGGGAAGGACCTTTCGACCTGATACACGCACACACTTATCAGGCCGGGCTGGTCGGCGCGCTATTGGCTCGCAAGTGGTGTGTGCCGCTGGCGATCACCGAGCATTGGAGCGGCTTTGGCAGTGGAGAGTTGACCTCGGCCGAGCGTTTAAAGGCGCGCCTCGCATTCCACCATGCCGACGCTTGCATCGTCGTTTCGGAGCATCTTCGAAGAGACATCCGGGATAGCGGCATAGCGAGCGACTTTATGGTGATACCCAATCCCGTCGATACCGATCTCTTTCGGCCTGCCGATTTCAAGCCTAATTTAGGTGGTCGTAACTCTCTGCGGCTGCTTGCGGTCGGATCCCTCATTCCACGCAAGGAGTATCCGACCCTGTTCGAGGCGATGAACAGGGTGCGCGATCATGGCATCGAACTTTGTCTCGAACTGGTCGGTGACGGGCCGCTGCGAGAGATTTTATCCAAACTGGTTGGTAGATTGAGCCTCGGGGATGCGGTGCGGTTCCACGGCTTTCTCCCTCCCCTGGAAATCGCCCGTCTGACGCGTGAGGTTGACTTCTTCGTACACCCCGCGCGTCACGAGACCTTTTGCATCGCCACCGCTGAGGCGCTGGCTGTGGGTCTGCCGGTGATCGCTTCGGACCTGCCGGCGATCCGGGACTATATGGACGAGTCGTGCGGCATCTTCGTGCCGCCGGGTGATGCAGCAGCGCTCGCCGACGCCATCGAAAGGATGGTCCGCAGTATCGACGAGTATGATCCCCACGCCTTGGCCGAACGTATTCGGTTGAGGTTCTCGCCGGAGGTCATCGCCGACCGGCTGGAAGAGGTCTATGGCCGGCTGCTTCATCAATCTATCTGACATTGCAACATTACCTATTATATGACTGCTCGACACTTTCTTCGTGCGACAAAGGTCTCGGCTCGGCTCGGATGGGACATCGAAGGCAACTGGACTCACCCGGCGGTCTATCTCCTGGTGGCGCTCGCCGCTCCGGTCTCGAGCCTCTTGATGCTGATCTATATGTATCGAGTAGTGTTGGGCGGAAGCGGCGACCCGCCCTTTCTCGCTTTCCTCATCAGCGGCTCGGCCGCCTTTATGTTCGTCCGACTATTCCTTGCCGGAGCCGGAATGGTGGTGGTTGAAGACCGCGAACATTACCGCATCTTCCGATACCTTTACATTGCGCCAGCCTCGTTCCCGGTGCAGGTAATGGGACGGGTCCTTCCCAAAGTTGCGATCTCCGTTGTGGGTGCGGCACTCGCCTTTCTGGCGGGAAGATACTTGCTCGGTCTGACCTTCAGGCCCGACGGGATCGCCTGGCCGATCGTCGTCGGGAGTTGGCTTCTTGCCGTCATTGGCATGGGTGCTATGGGCTGGATGCTCGCCAGCGCAATGTTGCTCATCGACCGGATGGGGTGGGTGCTTGCGGAGGGTATCGCGGGGCTGCTCTTTCTACTCGCTGGAGCCGTCATTCCGCTGTCGGTGATCCCGCCCTCCCTTGCCGCCATTGGGCAGTTACTGCCGGTTACCTACTGGATCGACCTTTGGCGGATTGCGTTCTATGGCGGCGCCGTTCGACTCGCTCTGCCTGAGACACCAATGGCACACCTTTGGCAGGGCTTGGCTCTGACGAGCGTAGCCTGGCTGGTCATAGCTCTCGTCTGGTATCGGATTGCCGACCGCCTGGCGCGCCGCTGGGGGCGAATAGAGAGAGAGACGTTCTACTGATCGAAGAATGATAAGATGACGGCAAATGTCGGACGGAGCGGGCCGGACGTCCGCTCGGACTGCCGGGTAGAATTAGAACTCCGCACCTCGGGCGGCGTCGAATTCCACCTCGTTAGCAAGGTCGCGGCACTTTACGGCCGCGACATTGAGCGCCAATGCCGCAGCATGTTGGCTGAATGGGGCGTCTTGCACTGTCGGCTGAGCCTTTACGACGCCGGTGCGCTCTCTTTCATCATCGCCGCCCGGCTCGAATGCGCTCTCCGGCGATCCGGGCTGACACCCGGACCTTCTACTGCACCTCTACGACCGACGGCTGACTATCCTTCACATCGGGACCGTCTCCGCCGCAGTAGGCTCTATCTCCCCGGCAACGAGCCTAAGTTCTTCCTTAACGCCGGTCTGCACCGGCCCGATGTCGTCATCCTTGACCTTGAGGACTCTGTCTCCCCTTCAGAGAAGGATGCTGCTCGCATTCTTGTCCGCAACGCGCTGTTGACCGTCAACTTTTACGGCGCCGAACGTTCCGTCAGGATCAACCAGGGCGAACGCGGATTCGATGATCTGCGCGAGATGGTCCCAACTCGACCGCACTCCATCCTAATCCCCAAGGTCGAAACCGCAGAGCAGGTCGAGGCGGTCGATCGCTGCATCAGGGAGATCCGTTCAAGTAGCGACAAACTCGCGAGCGATAATGACGATGCAAAGCGGGATATTTTTCTCGTCCCGATCATCGAATCGGCAAGGGGCGGGTTGAACGCCGCCTCCATAGCAACGGCATCGCCTCACATCGTAAGCCTCGCGATCGGGCTTGAGGACTACACTGCCGACATCGGCGCCCGGCGGTCGAAGGATGACCGCGAATCGGACTGGCTCAGGTCGCAGGTGCTGAACGCAGCACGCGCTGCAGGAATCGAGCCGAGCGATTCGGTATTCTCCGACATCGCCGATGATGCCGGACTCTTCGCATCGGCACGGGAGGCGCGCGACCGCGGTTTCGATGGCAAAGGCTGCATCCATCCGCGCCAGATCGGGATCATTCACCGTGCCTTTGCCCCCGAACCTCGTGAGGTCGAGCAGGCACAACGGATTGTGGAAGCCTTCGCAGCCGCCAACCGGCAGGGACTCGGGGTGGTCGCACTCGGATCGAAGATGATCGATCCGCCGGTGGTGAAACGCGCCGAACGGATTCTGAAGATAGCCGAAGGCGGATGTTAGTATGAAGGACAGGTTCGTCACCAATGCCGCCAGGCGGATCGTCCCTACAGTTGTCAACGGGATCCCGCAGGTTCCTTATCGAGGCGTAGGCGGCTATCGTCCAACCGGTCGCAGGGTGGCGCCGCAGATTGCTTCTTCTATGGACTACCCGCCGGATGGCAACAAGGTCGTAGCCGGTGGTCTCGCCGAAGCCCTACACCGCTGCGGTCTTAAGGACGGGATGACGATCTCAACCCATCATCACTTTCGCGATGGCGATCTGGTGGCGGGACAAGTCTTCGACATTGCCGCCGGGATGGGTGTTCGCGACTTACGGTGGTTCCCTTCGGCATCGTTTCCGTGCCATTCGCCGCTGATCCGGCACCTTGAATCGGGAGTTATTCACCACATCGAAGGCTCGCTCAACGGGCCGCTGGGCGATTACTGCTCGTCGGGAAGGATGCGTGGAACGGGCGTTCTTCGGAGTCATGGCGGGCGATGGCAGGCGATTCAGGACGGCGAAGTGGAGATCGACATTGCCGTCATCGCGGCGCCGTCAGCCGATCCATTCGGCAATGCAACGGGTGACCGGGGACCATCGGCATGTGGCGGGCTTGGATTTGCGCTGGCGGATGCGAACTTTGCCGACAAGGTCATCGTCGTTACCGACAACCTCGTCCCCTTTCCCTGCATCCCGTGGCAGATTCAGGGCAATCATGTCGATTATATTGTCGTTCAGGAGCAGATCGGCATCCCCGAAAAAATCGTCTCCGGCACCACCCAGATTACCCGTTCAGCCGATAGGCTGCTGATCGCGGAATTGACAGCCCGGTTCTGCGACGAAGCAGGCCTCGTCCGCGACGGTTTCTCGTTTCAAGCCGGAGCCGGCGGGACAGCGCTCGCCTTCGGGATCTACCTCGCCGACCTTATGCGCAGGCGAGGTGTCAGAGCCCGTTTCGCGCGGGGCGGATCGAACCGCTATCTGGTCGAAATGCTCGAAGAAGGTCTGGTGGATTACATCCTCGACGGACAGACCTTCGACCTGGACGGCGTCCGGTCGCTCCGCGAAAACCCCCGCCATATCATGACCTCGCCCTTCACTTCCTACAACTACCACGGCAAGGGCAACTTTGCATCGCTTGTCGATGTCGTCGTTCTGGGGGCAACCGAAGTCGATCTCGGCTTCAACGCGAATGTCGTAACCCACTCCGACGGGCGGCTCCTGCACGGCATAGGTGGCTGGCAGAACTGTCTCTTTGCCGGCTGCACTATCTTGCCGATACCGTCCTTTCGGGACCGGATACCGGTCATCGTCGATCGCGTAACAACCCTCTGCGGTCCGGGGGAACTGATCGACGTGATCGTCACCGAGCGCGGCATCGCCATCAATCCCCGACGACAAGACTTGATCGACAAACTGCGGGGGACGTCGCTGCCGATCCGGACACTGGACGATATCAAGAATGAAGTGGAGGAGATTTGCGGGAAGCCGGACCGAATGGAACCTGAGGAGACGATCGTCGCGGTAGTGAAGTGGGTCGATGGGACGATTATCGACGCGGTGCGGAAGGTGCCGGGCAGCGTTGTTGAGGCGTCTTCCGGTGCGGATGCTATGGAATGAAGAGATGCGCGTAAATGAGTGATAGATCGACCCGCGTTCCTTCTACCCCGCCCTGCTTTGTATTCCACTCCCACTTGCCGTCCAGTTCAAGTCGCAAGTCTCTTAATATCCATCCTCCGGCGCTAATCTCCAGGAATGTCGCGGAACCGACCGGCGCGCTCGGAAACGACACCTTGGGGGCAAGGGTCCGTGATCGATAGGGCGACCTAAGGAGCGAGTTTCCACCTCTGCGAGCCTGTCCGATGGCCGCTTCATATATGCCCAAGGACGCCGGTATTAGCCTTGCACCGATGCGCATCCGCTCGGCGTCGTTTCCAACAGGATGCCCCATATAGACGCCCCGTGTAACAGCGTTGTTAGCGGCAACATCGTGCTGCGTTGTAAAAGTGCCGATTCGGACATAGTCACTCCACAGTGTAGCAAGGATCGAACCGATTACCGGCGACCAGGCCGCTCGAGCCAGCCAGCCGAGTTGATCCTGGGTGCGCTGCCGGTCTTTCGCGTCCAGTTGGAAGTCGTCGAGTAGGATGGCTCCGGAGAGTCTAAGGCGCGGCGCGGCCAGATAATCGGCATTTAGCACCCACCACGCGTTTTGAGCCTTGTCGCTGCCTTGATTGTCGCGGTGATTTTGATCGATTTCGACGT
Coding sequences:
- a CDS encoding ABC transporter permease, with the translated sequence MTARHFLRATKVSARLGWDIEGNWTHPAVYLLVALAAPVSSLLMLIYMYRVVLGGSGDPPFLAFLISGSAAFMFVRLFLAGAGMVVVEDREHYRIFRYLYIAPASFPVQVMGRVLPKVAISVVGAALAFLAGRYLLGLTFRPDGIAWPIVVGSWLLAVIGMGAMGWMLASAMLLIDRMGWVLAEGIAGLLFLLAGAVIPLSVIPPSLAAIGQLLPVTYWIDLWRIAFYGGAVRLALPETPMAHLWQGLALTSVAWLVIALVWYRIADRLARRWGRIERETFY
- a CDS encoding citrate lyase subunit alpha (citrate-ACP transferase, the alpha subunit catalyzes the formation of (3S)-citryl-CoA from acetyl-CoA and citrate), translated to MKDRFVTNAARRIVPTVVNGIPQVPYRGVGGYRPTGRRVAPQIASSMDYPPDGNKVVAGGLAEALHRCGLKDGMTISTHHHFRDGDLVAGQVFDIAAGMGVRDLRWFPSASFPCHSPLIRHLESGVIHHIEGSLNGPLGDYCSSGRMRGTGVLRSHGGRWQAIQDGEVEIDIAVIAAPSADPFGNATGDRGPSACGGLGFALADANFADKVIVVTDNLVPFPCIPWQIQGNHVDYIVVQEQIGIPEKIVSGTTQITRSADRLLIAELTARFCDEAGLVRDGFSFQAGAGGTALAFGIYLADLMRRRGVRARFARGGSNRYLVEMLEEGLVDYILDGQTFDLDGVRSLRENPRHIMTSPFTSYNYHGKGNFASLVDVVVLGATEVDLGFNANVVTHSDGRLLHGIGGWQNCLFAGCTILPIPSFRDRIPVIVDRVTTLCGPGELIDVIVTERGIAINPRRQDLIDKLRGTSLPIRTLDDIKNEVEEICGKPDRMEPEETIVAVVKWVDGTIIDAVRKVPGSVVEASSGADAME
- a CDS encoding DNA primase, whose product is MPAFDDNDLDRIRQAISIADLIGGYVQLKQRGTGDFWGRCPFHGEKTASFHVRADRGMFHCFGCGKGGNVFTFLMEIEHLSFGEAVRLLSDRAGISLRSQSGASGARQRDEKEQMAAVNAFAVKWFHERLITGTPSASARRALEYLTGRGLGRETIVRFKIGWAEPEWDAFSRAANKTGYRDDLLVASGLAYRRRDGSGVVDRFRARIIFPIHSITDRAVAFGARRVEGITPDDDEAKYLNSPETPLYHKGEHLYGLDIARDAIKSAGNVFIVEGYLDLLALVRGGFPNAVASLGTALTRRQAQLLERYASRAVVVYDGDDAGIAAAARAGDLLTESGIEAHIVRLPEGEDPDSILRSNGPEALGEALARPLSLVNFRLEAAGFHRSLPPSVQIRAVRDILGAVAGVVDPVRRDLLLGELQQATGLTRNTLDRALSDIPKPDAPSPDGTAATPAPDFGPEFTGERDLIVSLLRHPEFLNVAMREVTSAHFEQTQLKALYARLESAFLRGEAIDSAALFEATADPAVKQLISRAAVEMSENAEPGSAERAVRDAAKSILRRSLRRRHNELRIAVATAERNHLPTADLMREMIALQRQMRELSAG
- a CDS encoding glycosyltransferase family 4 protein; protein product: MKILIPTAWYPSPDHPSDGLFIRKYAELSARRHNTVVLALYVERDDGNRPELHRMDEGGIVVYRHYQSRGLAPRFRFLTRLWRQYRAGLEVGAREGPFDLIHAHTYQAGLVGALLARKWCVPLAITEHWSGFGSGELTSAERLKARLAFHHADACIVVSEHLRRDIRDSGIASDFMVIPNPVDTDLFRPADFKPNLGGRNSLRLLAVGSLIPRKEYPTLFEAMNRVRDHGIELCLELVGDGPLREILSKLVGRLSLGDAVRFHGFLPPLEIARLTREVDFFVHPARHETFCIATAEALAVGLPVIASDLPAIRDYMDESCGIFVPPGDAAALADAIERMVRSIDEYDPHALAERIRLRFSPEVIADRLEEVYGRLLHQSI
- a CDS encoding citrate lyase ACP is translated as MTANVGRSGPDVRSDCRVELELRTSGGVEFHLVSKVAALYGRDIERQCRSMLAEWGVLHCRLSLYDAGALSFIIAARLECALRRSGLTPGPSTAPLRPTADYPSHRDRLRRSRLYLPGNEPKFFLNAGLHRPDVVILDLEDSVSPSEKDAARILVRNALLTVNFYGAERSVRINQGERGFDDLREMVPTRPHSILIPKVETAEQVEAVDRCIREIRSSSDKLASDNDDAKRDIFLVPIIESARGGLNAASIATASPHIVSLAIGLEDYTADIGARRSKDDRESDWLRSQVLNAARAAGIEPSDSVFSDIADDAGLFASAREARDRGFDGKGCIHPRQIGIIHRAFAPEPREVEQAQRIVEAFAAANRQGLGVVALGSKMIDPPVVKRAERILKIAEGGC